In Arthrobacter sp. QXT-31, one genomic interval encodes:
- the aceA gene encoding isocitrate lyase encodes MTAAFEPTQQTPEQQAAALELEWAANPRWEGVTRDYAAADVVRLRGRVSEEHTLAKRGSEKLWKQLTGEHKEGKYTNALGALTGNQAVQQVKAGLRAIYLSGWQVAADANLSGHTYPDQSLYPANSVPQVVRRINNALLRADQIEFSEGIQTVEDWLVPIVADAEAGFGGPLNAYELMKSMIAAGASGVHWEDQLASEKKCGHLGGKVLIPTQQHVRTLNAARLAADVAGTPSVVIARTDAEAATLITSDVDERDQEFITGERTPEGFYKVRNGIEPCIARAKAYAPYSDLIWMETGTPDLELARKFAEAVKAEFPDQMLSYNCSPSFNWRKHLDDATIAKFQRELGAMGFTFQFITLAGFHALNYSMFDLAHGYAREGMSAYVELQEKEFASESRGYTATKHQREVGTGYFDDISTALNPNASTLALVGSTEEGQFH; translated from the coding sequence ATGACTGCAGCATTTGAGCCCACCCAGCAGACGCCCGAACAGCAGGCCGCCGCACTGGAGCTCGAGTGGGCTGCCAACCCGCGCTGGGAAGGTGTCACTCGGGACTATGCAGCCGCCGACGTCGTCCGCCTCCGCGGCAGGGTCTCCGAAGAGCACACCCTGGCAAAGCGCGGCTCCGAAAAGCTCTGGAAGCAGCTGACCGGGGAGCACAAGGAAGGCAAGTACACCAACGCCCTGGGCGCCCTTACCGGCAACCAGGCCGTGCAGCAGGTCAAGGCCGGCCTCCGAGCCATCTACCTCTCCGGCTGGCAGGTGGCCGCCGACGCCAACCTCTCCGGCCACACCTACCCGGACCAGTCCCTGTACCCCGCCAACTCCGTACCGCAGGTTGTCCGCCGCATCAACAACGCCCTCCTCCGCGCCGACCAGATCGAGTTCTCCGAGGGCATCCAGACGGTCGAGGACTGGCTGGTTCCGATCGTCGCCGACGCCGAGGCCGGCTTCGGCGGCCCCCTGAACGCGTACGAGCTGATGAAGTCCATGATCGCCGCCGGCGCCTCGGGCGTGCACTGGGAAGACCAGCTCGCCTCCGAGAAGAAGTGCGGCCACCTCGGCGGCAAGGTCCTGATCCCCACCCAGCAGCACGTCCGGACCCTGAACGCCGCCCGCCTGGCAGCCGACGTCGCCGGCACCCCGAGCGTCGTCATCGCCCGCACCGACGCCGAGGCGGCAACGCTGATCACTTCCGACGTCGACGAACGTGACCAGGAATTCATCACTGGCGAACGCACCCCCGAAGGCTTCTACAAGGTCCGCAACGGCATCGAACCCTGCATCGCCCGCGCCAAGGCCTACGCCCCCTACTCCGACCTCATCTGGATGGAAACCGGCACCCCGGACCTGGAGCTGGCCCGCAAGTTCGCCGAAGCCGTCAAGGCCGAGTTCCCGGACCAGATGCTCTCCTACAACTGCTCGCCGTCGTTCAACTGGCGCAAGCACCTGGACGACGCCACCATCGCCAAGTTCCAGCGTGAACTCGGCGCCATGGGCTTCACCTTCCAGTTCATCACCCTGGCCGGATTCCACGCCCTCAACTACTCGATGTTCGACCTCGCCCACGGATACGCCCGCGAAGGCATGAGCGCCTACGTCGAACTGCAGGAGAAGGAATTCGCCTCCGAGTCCCGCGGCTACACCGCAACCAAGCACCAGCGCGAAGTCGGCACCGGCTACTTCGACGACATCTCCACTGCGCTCAACCCGAACGCATCCACTTTGGCTCTCGTGGGATCCACCGAAGAAGGCCAGTTCCACTAA
- the aceB gene encoding malate synthase A, protein MNSFTDNFTINGITLTAQPICRQGEVLTPDALAFVARLHKATAGRREELLRARRARRDDIARGQDPRFLRETEEIRNDPHWRVAPPAPGLEDRRVEITGPVDRKMTINALNSGAKVWLADMEDASTPSWRNVIQGQLNLTDALERRIDFISPEGKEYRLKAAEDLPTIVVRPRGWHLPEKHMLINGEPIAGGIVDFGLYFFHNARRLLAQGKGPYFYLPKIENHLEARLWNDIFILAQDLLGIPQGTIRATVLIETITAAFEMEEILYELRDHAAGLNAGRWDYIFSLIKNFRTRGPRFVLPDRGQVTMTAPFMRAYTEQLVRACHKRGAMAIGGMAAAVPNRKDEAANANAFEKVRADKTREAADGFDGSWVAHPDLVPVCRDVFDNVLGHKPNQLDRLREDVTPDDRALINVAATHGTITEQGIRNNIEVGIRYIESWLRGNGAVAIHNLMEDAATAEISRSQLWQWIYSRAITDHGEIISREWVQEMLDEEFARLERFDGDRFADARDIFEEVTLSDKFPSFLTVPAYARYLHEAREGIDATAEAIEDELVAA, encoded by the coding sequence ATGAACAGCTTCACCGACAACTTCACGATCAACGGGATCACTCTGACTGCCCAGCCGATTTGCCGGCAGGGCGAGGTGCTTACACCGGATGCACTGGCTTTCGTTGCCAGGCTGCACAAGGCCACGGCCGGACGGCGCGAGGAACTGCTTCGGGCACGGCGGGCACGCAGGGACGACATCGCCCGCGGACAGGACCCCCGGTTCCTGCGGGAAACGGAGGAAATCCGGAACGATCCGCACTGGCGCGTCGCTCCCCCGGCCCCCGGGCTGGAAGACCGCCGGGTGGAAATCACGGGCCCGGTGGACCGCAAGATGACCATCAACGCCCTGAACTCCGGCGCCAAGGTCTGGCTGGCGGACATGGAAGACGCCTCCACGCCGTCGTGGCGCAACGTCATCCAGGGCCAGTTGAACCTCACGGACGCGCTGGAGCGCCGCATCGACTTCATCTCGCCGGAGGGCAAGGAATACCGGCTCAAGGCGGCCGAGGACCTGCCCACCATCGTGGTCCGCCCCCGCGGCTGGCACCTTCCGGAGAAGCACATGCTGATCAACGGCGAACCCATCGCCGGCGGCATCGTGGACTTCGGCCTGTACTTCTTCCACAACGCCCGCCGCCTCCTGGCGCAGGGCAAGGGCCCGTACTTCTACCTGCCGAAGATCGAAAACCACCTCGAAGCCCGGCTCTGGAACGACATCTTCATCCTGGCCCAGGACCTGCTCGGCATCCCGCAGGGCACCATCCGCGCCACGGTGCTGATCGAAACCATCACCGCCGCCTTCGAGATGGAAGAGATCCTCTACGAACTCCGCGACCACGCCGCGGGCCTGAACGCCGGCCGCTGGGACTACATCTTCTCCCTCATCAAGAACTTCCGCACCCGCGGCCCACGCTTCGTCCTGCCGGACCGCGGCCAGGTGACCATGACCGCCCCGTTCATGCGGGCCTACACCGAACAGCTTGTGCGCGCCTGCCACAAGCGCGGCGCCATGGCTATTGGGGGCATGGCCGCCGCAGTTCCCAACCGCAAGGATGAGGCCGCGAACGCCAACGCCTTCGAGAAGGTCCGTGCGGACAAGACCCGCGAGGCAGCCGACGGTTTCGACGGCTCGTGGGTGGCCCACCCGGACCTGGTCCCCGTGTGCCGGGACGTGTTCGACAACGTCCTCGGCCACAAGCCCAACCAGCTGGACCGGCTGCGGGAGGACGTGACCCCTGACGACCGCGCGCTGATCAACGTCGCCGCCACGCACGGCACCATCACCGAACAGGGCATCCGGAACAACATCGAAGTAGGCATCCGCTACATCGAGTCCTGGCTCCGCGGCAACGGAGCAGTCGCGATCCACAACCTGATGGAGGACGCCGCCACCGCGGAGATCTCCCGCTCACAGCTCTGGCAGTGGATCTACTCCCGTGCCATCACGGACCACGGCGAGATCATCAGCCGGGAATGGGTGCAGGAGATGCTGGACGAGGAGTTCGCCCGCCTGGAGCGCTTCGACGGTGACCGGTTTGCCGACGCCCGCGACATCTTCGAAGAGGTCACGCTGAGCGACAAGTTCCCCAGCTTCCTCACCGTCCCCGCCTACGCCCGGTACCTGCACGAAGCCCGGGAGGGCATCGATGCCACGGCCGAGGCCATCGAGGACGAACTCGTCGCCGCCTAG
- a CDS encoding MFS transporter — protein MRGATGTAIPRSWILLACIGLIALNMRGPFVAVAPVLGPMQQELGFSPVELGLLTGIPVLCFSLAAPLASLAGRRFGAELAITLTLAGVLAGVAVRSAGSGAMVMAGTVILGLAITVGNIAVPLIIRRDFSPRRQGTAMGIYTAALNVGSFATSVITAPLAELAGWRAAVAASAAFAIAAIGFWVFASGRRAFVPAADDGSGGPPAAGRPASQWITAGLTVGFAGQAISYYGVTAWLPTLLSDELGMTPAAAGTGSSLFQIMAIAGSLGVPLAARFMSTTAVAVTLGAMWLTVPLGLLFVPQLWWLWSSLGGVAQGGGITLIFIAIIKLARDQASAGRMSAVVQGVGYCFAALAPTVVGYVHSVSGTWSVPLLLILGSVLAFFIPTTLSVRKVPRQR, from the coding sequence ATGAGGGGCGCCACCGGAACCGCGATTCCCCGCAGCTGGATACTCCTTGCCTGCATCGGCCTCATCGCGCTGAACATGCGGGGACCGTTCGTGGCGGTGGCTCCGGTTCTGGGGCCGATGCAGCAGGAACTGGGGTTCTCGCCCGTGGAGCTGGGTCTGCTGACCGGCATCCCCGTGCTGTGTTTCTCGCTCGCGGCGCCCCTTGCCTCACTCGCCGGGCGCAGGTTTGGCGCGGAACTGGCCATCACCCTCACGCTCGCGGGGGTCCTGGCCGGCGTCGCGGTCCGGTCGGCCGGCAGCGGCGCCATGGTGATGGCGGGAACGGTCATCCTCGGCCTGGCCATCACCGTGGGCAACATCGCGGTGCCGCTGATCATCCGGCGGGACTTTTCGCCGCGGCGCCAGGGGACTGCGATGGGCATCTACACGGCTGCCCTGAACGTCGGATCGTTCGCCACCTCCGTGATTACGGCGCCGCTGGCCGAATTGGCCGGCTGGCGGGCCGCCGTTGCGGCCTCTGCGGCCTTTGCCATTGCGGCCATCGGCTTCTGGGTTTTCGCGTCCGGGCGGCGGGCCTTCGTCCCGGCGGCCGACGACGGTTCCGGCGGCCCGCCCGCAGCCGGCCGCCCGGCGTCGCAATGGATCACGGCGGGCCTGACGGTTGGGTTCGCCGGCCAGGCCATCTCCTATTACGGCGTGACCGCATGGCTGCCCACCCTGCTGTCCGATGAACTCGGCATGACGCCGGCGGCTGCGGGCACAGGCTCCTCCCTGTTCCAGATCATGGCCATCGCCGGCAGCTTGGGTGTGCCGCTCGCGGCCCGGTTCATGAGTACGACGGCGGTTGCGGTCACCTTGGGTGCCATGTGGCTGACCGTTCCGCTGGGGCTGCTGTTCGTTCCCCAGCTGTGGTGGCTGTGGTCCTCGCTCGGGGGAGTGGCGCAGGGCGGCGGCATCACCCTGATCTTCATTGCGATCATCAAGCTTGCCCGGGACCAGGCCTCGGCGGGCAGGATGTCTGCGGTCGTCCAGGGCGTCGGCTACTGCTTCGCGGCGCTGGCTCCGACCGTGGTGGGCTACGTCCACAGCGTCTCGGGGACCTGGTCGGTGCCGCTCCTGCTGATCCTCGGTTCCGTGCTGGCGTTCTTCATTCCAACCACCCTCTCGGTACGCAAGGTGCCCCGCCAGCGCTAA
- a CDS encoding ThuA domain-containing protein produces the protein MTEKLNILVWNEGVHEARNQPETMAEMYPNGMHGAIADGLRGFYPDSNISTATLADPEHGLSEETLAATDVLLWWGHWAHGDVSDEVVDRVQRHVLGGMGLVVLHSGHFAKIFTRLLGTTCSLKWRNEGERELVWTVKPSHPIAAGVESPIVIPKQEMYGELFDIPEPDDLIFISSFEGGEVFRSGVTFTRGKGRIFYFSPGDQEYPVYHQPEIRQVIANGVGWVAQPGRFREEPGVSNAPRDWFLNTP, from the coding sequence ATGACTGAAAAACTCAACATCCTGGTCTGGAACGAAGGCGTCCACGAGGCCCGCAACCAGCCGGAAACCATGGCCGAGATGTATCCCAACGGCATGCATGGCGCCATTGCCGATGGATTGAGGGGCTTCTACCCGGACTCGAATATCAGCACCGCCACCCTCGCCGATCCGGAGCACGGCCTCTCCGAGGAGACACTTGCCGCCACTGACGTGCTCCTGTGGTGGGGCCACTGGGCACACGGCGACGTCAGCGACGAAGTGGTGGACCGCGTCCAGCGCCACGTCCTGGGCGGCATGGGCCTGGTCGTCCTGCACTCCGGGCACTTCGCGAAGATCTTCACCCGGCTCCTGGGAACCACCTGCTCCCTGAAGTGGCGCAACGAGGGCGAGCGGGAACTCGTGTGGACCGTGAAGCCCTCGCACCCGATCGCCGCCGGAGTGGAAAGCCCCATCGTCATCCCGAAGCAGGAGATGTACGGCGAACTCTTCGACATTCCGGAGCCCGACGACCTCATCTTCATCAGCTCCTTCGAAGGCGGCGAGGTGTTCCGCTCAGGCGTGACATTCACGCGCGGGAAGGGCCGGATCTTCTACTTCAGCCCCGGCGACCAGGAGTACCCCGTGTACCACCAGCCGGAGATCCGGCAGGTGATCGCGAACGGAGTTGGCTGGGTGGCGCAGCCGGGCCGGTTCCGCGAGGAGCCGGGCGTCAGCAACGCACCCCGCGACTGGTTCCTGAACACCCCCTAA
- a CDS encoding Gfo/Idh/MocA family protein, which produces MSTQKNAPLRVGVVGIGWAGQQHIKAYKNMDGVELVAVAAMEADLLAKIKDEYSVPHTFARWEDLIELEGLDAVSVAVPTFLHAPIAIAALERGLHVLNEKPLARNGEEGRQMVEAARKAGRVLDVAFNHRRRGDIQKLKGIIDDGELGRPYYAKASWLRRQGIPMLGSWFTNPALAGGGPLADIGVHVLDYALHLLGEPKVLSVSASTHSELGPRGLGGNARYTAMKSTHKFEVEDFASAFIRLEGGGTLILEAGWAAYREEEDLIDFTVYGTDGGAELRAVGASNVPVADVRIFKEKDGENADYVVVAEPGRAHQAVVEDFVEAVRGGETVWGAHDGSLALTRALVLDACYKSALEQREVRL; this is translated from the coding sequence TTGAGTACGCAGAAAAACGCGCCACTAAGGGTCGGCGTCGTCGGCATCGGCTGGGCCGGCCAGCAGCACATCAAGGCCTACAAGAACATGGACGGCGTGGAGCTCGTCGCGGTCGCCGCGATGGAGGCGGACCTGTTGGCGAAGATCAAGGACGAGTACAGCGTGCCCCACACGTTTGCGCGCTGGGAGGACCTGATCGAGCTTGAAGGGCTCGACGCCGTGAGCGTGGCCGTGCCGACGTTCCTGCACGCCCCGATCGCGATCGCCGCGCTGGAACGCGGGCTGCACGTCCTGAACGAAAAACCCCTGGCCCGCAACGGCGAGGAAGGCCGGCAGATGGTGGAAGCGGCGCGGAAGGCCGGCCGCGTCCTGGACGTGGCCTTCAACCACCGCCGCCGCGGCGATATCCAGAAGCTGAAGGGCATCATCGACGACGGCGAACTGGGCCGGCCCTACTACGCCAAAGCGTCGTGGCTCCGGCGGCAGGGCATCCCCATGCTCGGCAGCTGGTTCACCAACCCGGCCCTGGCCGGCGGCGGCCCGCTGGCAGACATCGGCGTCCACGTCCTGGACTACGCCCTGCACCTGCTGGGCGAGCCCAAGGTGCTGTCCGTCTCGGCGTCGACGCACTCCGAACTCGGCCCCCGCGGCCTGGGCGGCAACGCCCGCTACACCGCCATGAAGTCCACGCACAAGTTCGAGGTGGAGGACTTCGCCTCGGCGTTCATCCGGCTTGAAGGCGGCGGCACGCTGATCCTCGAGGCCGGCTGGGCAGCCTACCGGGAGGAGGAGGACCTGATCGACTTCACCGTGTACGGTACTGACGGCGGTGCCGAACTGCGCGCCGTCGGGGCCTCCAACGTACCCGTCGCAGACGTCCGGATCTTCAAGGAGAAGGACGGCGAGAACGCCGACTACGTGGTGGTGGCCGAGCCGGGCCGGGCCCACCAGGCCGTGGTGGAGGACTTTGTGGAGGCCGTCCGCGGCGGGGAGACTGTATGGGGCGCCCACGACGGGTCACTTGCCCTGACCCGCGCCCTGGTGCTTGACGCCTGCTACAAATCCGCCCTCGAACAGCGCGAAGTGAGGCTCTGA
- the idi gene encoding isopentenyl-diphosphate Delta-isomerase, producing the protein MTDKEQVVLLDENGQACGSAAKEEIHSHNTPLHLAFSCYLFDRSGQILVTRRALTKVAWPGVWTNSFCGHPAPGENMMDAIRRRGRWELGIELSDVQERLPEFRYRAVDPNGIVENELCPVFTAVTTGSIVPRQSEVCEYRWVSVPDLLTAAESAPWALSPWLVLQLKELAPTLLAGSSKH; encoded by the coding sequence ATGACAGACAAAGAGCAGGTAGTACTCCTCGACGAAAACGGCCAGGCCTGTGGGTCAGCGGCCAAGGAGGAAATCCATAGCCACAACACGCCGTTGCACCTTGCGTTTTCCTGCTACTTGTTCGACCGATCGGGGCAAATTCTCGTTACCAGGCGGGCACTTACAAAGGTTGCTTGGCCGGGAGTGTGGACGAATTCCTTCTGCGGGCATCCGGCCCCGGGGGAAAACATGATGGACGCGATCCGACGAAGAGGCCGCTGGGAACTCGGAATCGAGCTATCCGACGTGCAGGAGCGCCTGCCGGAATTCAGGTACCGGGCTGTTGACCCGAATGGAATTGTAGAGAATGAGCTGTGCCCTGTGTTCACCGCCGTCACGACGGGTTCGATAGTGCCCCGGCAGTCGGAGGTGTGCGAGTATCGGTGGGTTTCGGTGCCAGATCTGCTCACAGCAGCGGAATCGGCACCATGGGCTCTGAGCCCATGGCTCGTGCTCCAACTCAAAGAGCTGGCCCCCACCCTGTTAGCTGGTTCTTCAAAGCATTGA
- a CDS encoding sugar phosphate isomerase/epimerase family protein: MCFGFNAPGALRRSLEEKGVDRRGFLKGAVAAGVGVGLAGIGGTAAVAAPAPQAAGRPVPPGLISIQLYTLRSIMSGQGVDATLASLASFGFTKVELAGLYGRTAEAMRSTLDSLGITPSSSHDGISATPAALETKLANAVTLGQTHINVPYLVSSSADDWRRWADQMNAEAAVAQQAGVKYGYHNHAHEFTTDLGGGLTPWDIFTSRLDPSLVHLEVDLYWAVTAGFGVGAKDPIQFAIDTILQAPQKVLQYHVKDRDAAGDFADLGTGKIDFARIFRAHTPKEFIVENDRPDVTPLQTAEVGYNYLRGIRF, from the coding sequence ATGTGCTTCGGATTCAATGCCCCAGGCGCCCTTCGTCGCTCGCTGGAAGAAAAGGGCGTCGATCGCCGCGGCTTCCTTAAGGGAGCAGTAGCGGCCGGCGTGGGCGTCGGCCTCGCCGGTATCGGCGGAACCGCTGCAGTCGCGGCTCCGGCTCCCCAGGCTGCTGGCCGGCCGGTTCCCCCGGGACTGATCAGCATTCAGCTGTACACGCTGCGCTCCATCATGAGTGGCCAGGGCGTTGACGCCACGCTGGCGAGCCTGGCCAGCTTCGGCTTCACCAAGGTAGAGCTCGCCGGCCTGTACGGCCGCACCGCCGAAGCGATGCGCTCGACCCTTGATTCGCTTGGCATCACCCCTTCCTCGAGCCATGACGGAATCAGCGCCACACCGGCAGCCCTGGAGACCAAGCTCGCCAACGCTGTAACTCTCGGCCAGACCCACATTAACGTGCCCTACCTGGTTTCCAGCTCTGCGGATGACTGGCGCCGCTGGGCGGACCAGATGAACGCTGAAGCAGCTGTCGCGCAGCAGGCTGGCGTGAAGTACGGCTACCACAACCACGCCCACGAGTTCACCACGGACCTTGGCGGCGGCCTGACTCCCTGGGACATCTTCACCAGCCGCCTCGACCCCAGCCTGGTCCACCTTGAGGTGGACCTTTACTGGGCCGTGACCGCCGGTTTTGGCGTCGGTGCGAAGGATCCGATCCAGTTCGCCATCGACACCATCCTCCAGGCTCCCCAGAAGGTCCTGCAGTACCACGTGAAGGACCGCGACGCCGCAGGCGACTTCGCCGACCTCGGGACCGGAAAAATCGACTTCGCACGCATTTTCCGGGCGCACACTCCCAAGGAATTCATCGTGGAGAACGACCGGCCCGACGTCACGCCGCTGCAGACGGCCGAGGTGGGCTACAACTACCTTCGGGGTATCCGGTTCTAA
- a CDS encoding ROK family transcriptional regulator — MDDISSFNGLGSSGASDLFQILRDGRPRTRSELAEQMGLARSTVTLRIEALMELGLVGFVDDAVSTGGRPSSRIALKAGSKIVLGVDIGASHLRLAVTDLTGHRLQEDGRAIEVTQGPDAVLQAVVELASELLQASGRSMTDLLAIGIGLPGPVEHRTGRPINPPIMPGWNGFDVPGYLQAHFQVPVLVDNDVNIMALGERNVAWPNVDDLIFVKVATGIGSGIVSSGMLQRGADGVAGDIGHVRVHSGSGAPCHCGNTDCLEAVASGPAVASKLRALGLEATSSEDVVRLVGAGSTEAVHAVRQAGRDVGEVLSACISLINPAVIVIGGSMALTGEHFIAGIREVVYSRTMPLATQHLQIVQSTSGLDAGVLGASMLAIHHAMSPQRIDEMVLGLTGSQAS, encoded by the coding sequence ATGGATGACATAAGTAGCTTCAACGGCCTCGGTTCGTCCGGAGCGAGTGACCTGTTCCAGATTCTTCGAGACGGACGCCCGCGTACCCGAAGCGAGCTCGCGGAGCAGATGGGCCTGGCCCGTTCCACGGTGACGCTGCGCATCGAGGCGCTCATGGAACTTGGGTTGGTTGGCTTCGTGGACGACGCGGTTTCCACGGGCGGCCGCCCCTCCTCGCGCATTGCCTTGAAGGCCGGCAGCAAGATTGTCCTCGGCGTTGACATTGGAGCGTCCCACCTGCGGCTCGCGGTTACCGATCTCACGGGACACCGTCTGCAGGAGGACGGGCGGGCAATCGAAGTGACGCAGGGCCCGGACGCCGTTCTGCAGGCCGTTGTTGAACTGGCGTCCGAACTGCTTCAGGCCTCCGGTCGCTCCATGACAGACCTCCTGGCCATCGGCATCGGCCTCCCCGGGCCGGTGGAGCATCGGACCGGACGGCCGATCAACCCCCCGATTATGCCTGGCTGGAACGGCTTCGATGTCCCTGGCTACCTGCAGGCGCACTTCCAGGTTCCGGTCCTCGTGGACAATGACGTGAACATCATGGCCCTCGGGGAGCGCAATGTTGCCTGGCCCAACGTGGATGATCTGATTTTCGTCAAAGTCGCCACCGGTATTGGCTCGGGCATCGTCTCCAGCGGGATGCTCCAGCGCGGTGCAGACGGCGTGGCCGGTGATATCGGCCATGTCAGGGTGCACAGCGGATCGGGGGCGCCGTGCCACTGCGGTAATACTGACTGCCTGGAAGCGGTTGCGTCCGGCCCGGCTGTCGCATCGAAACTGCGCGCTCTGGGGCTGGAAGCAACCAGCAGCGAAGACGTGGTGAGGCTGGTTGGAGCCGGCAGTACGGAGGCGGTCCATGCCGTCCGCCAGGCCGGCAGGGACGTGGGTGAGGTTCTTTCGGCCTGCATCAGCCTGATCAACCCGGCAGTGATCGTCATCGGCGGATCCATGGCTTTGACGGGCGAGCACTTCATCGCGGGCATCCGGGAAGTGGTCTACTCGCGCACCATGCCGCTGGCGACCCAGCACCTCCAGATTGTGCAGTCCACGTCAGGGCTCGATGCGGGCGTGCTCGGCGCCAGCATGCTGGCTATCCACCATGCCATGTCCCCGCAGCGGATCGACGAGATGGTTTTGGGTCTGACCGGCTCCCAGGCAAGCTAG
- a CDS encoding inositol-3-phosphate synthase — translation MRRKTDTSAEGTPGLGAESTSHSYGKTGIWLVGARGSVATTATVGLAAISAGLANATGCVTEQESFGEVALPDFADLVVGGHDISNVCIAKRAEALVESGMLPLHLVESVRSQLVEADQRVRPGYDSAQQSETQAGAARRLAQDILDFKRSHGLSRVIVLDVASTEAPVEPLPEFEDADLLLAALEDPARSVLPPSSLSAYAAVLAGSPYVCFTPSPALNLPALRELATRHRIPTAGQDGKTGQTWLRSVLAPAFAARGLRVLSWAGTNLLGGGDGATLADPLAVSGKLQSKNRGLQELTGGAVTPLHIDNVQDLGETKVAWDHVNVEGFLGSRLTLQTTWSAYDSMLAAPMVLDLSRLMALADAAGEEGHLRALGFFFKDPWGSDEHSFAEQSRDLMQWAKTASAKLPAGTGSHD, via the coding sequence TTGCGCAGAAAAACGGACACATCAGCTGAAGGGACGCCAGGCCTGGGCGCGGAATCAACCTCCCATTCCTACGGCAAGACAGGCATCTGGCTGGTCGGCGCCCGCGGTTCCGTGGCGACAACAGCCACCGTGGGACTGGCCGCCATCTCTGCGGGGCTCGCGAACGCCACCGGTTGCGTCACCGAACAGGAGTCATTTGGCGAAGTCGCGCTGCCCGACTTTGCGGACCTCGTGGTGGGCGGCCATGACATCAGCAATGTCTGCATTGCGAAGCGTGCCGAGGCGCTGGTCGAGTCAGGCATGCTGCCGCTTCACCTCGTCGAATCTGTCCGGTCCCAGCTGGTGGAAGCCGACCAGCGCGTGCGGCCCGGCTACGATTCGGCGCAACAGTCGGAGACGCAGGCTGGAGCGGCCCGCAGGCTGGCGCAGGACATCCTTGACTTCAAGCGCTCCCACGGTCTGAGCCGCGTCATTGTTCTTGACGTCGCTTCCACTGAAGCGCCGGTTGAACCGCTCCCCGAGTTCGAGGACGCAGATCTGCTGCTGGCCGCGCTGGAGGACCCTGCGCGCTCGGTGCTGCCACCCAGCTCGCTTAGCGCCTATGCCGCCGTCCTCGCCGGTTCTCCCTACGTGTGCTTTACCCCTTCCCCTGCTCTCAACCTTCCGGCGCTGCGTGAACTGGCGACGAGGCACCGGATTCCCACCGCGGGACAGGACGGAAAGACCGGCCAGACCTGGCTCCGGTCTGTCCTGGCGCCGGCCTTCGCAGCACGCGGGCTGCGGGTCCTGTCATGGGCAGGAACAAACCTTTTGGGCGGCGGCGACGGCGCCACCCTCGCTGACCCGCTGGCGGTTTCGGGGAAATTGCAGTCCAAGAACCGCGGGCTCCAGGAACTGACCGGCGGTGCGGTGACCCCGCTCCACATCGACAACGTGCAGGATCTCGGCGAGACGAAGGTGGCCTGGGACCACGTCAACGTCGAAGGGTTCCTCGGATCACGCCTCACGCTGCAGACCACCTGGAGCGCCTACGATTCCATGCTTGCTGCACCCATGGTGCTTGACCTCTCACGCCTGATGGCATTGGCTGACGCCGCCGGAGAAGAAGGCCACCTCCGCGCACTTGGATTCTTCTTCAAGGACCCTTGGGGCAGCGACGAACACTCGTTCGCGGAACAGAGCCGCGACCTGATGCAGTGGGCAAAGACCGCCAGCGCCAAACTGCCTGCCGGCACCGGGAGCCATGATTAG